Sequence from the Deinococcus sedimenti genome:
AAGACAAATTCATTGACCAGCTGCTCCGCGTGCTCGTCGTCCTCGGCTACTCGCTGCCGAGTTTCGTGGTCGGCATCCTGCTGCTGGCGGTGTTCTACGCCTACCTGGGCTGGCTGCCCGGCTCGGGCCAGCTGAACGTCATCAACACCTTCGCGCTGGGCGACATCAAGACCTACACCGGCCTGCTGACTGTGGACGCCGCGCTGAACGGCCGCTGGGACATCGCCTGGGACGCCCTGCAGCACATGATCCTCCCTGCCCTGACGCTGGTGATCGTCCTGAGCGCCAACATCATCAAGGTCATGCGCAACAACATGCTCGAAGCCCTGACCAGCGACTACGTGCGCACCGCCCGCGCCAAGGGCCTGTCCCCGAACGTGGTCAACCGCAAGCACGCCCGCCGCAACGCCCTGCTGAGCATCGTCACGCTGGGCGGCTTCCTGATCATCGGCCTGCTGGGCGGCTCGCTGATCACCGAGACCATCTTCGCGTTCCCCGGCGTGGGGCAGTGGGTCGTGCAGGCCGCCATCGGCGTGGACCTGGCCGCCGTGCTGGGCTTCGCCATGCTGACCGCCGTGATCGTGGTGCTCGTCAGCACCGTCGTGGACATCCTGTACGGCGTGATCGACCCGCGCGTGAGGTTCGACTGATGCCCCGCCCCACCACGCTCCGGAGGACCGC
This genomic interval carries:
- a CDS encoding ABC transporter permease, with the translated sequence MLNFIVKRLIQIPVVMLVLSLMIVGLTQLLTPEQRAAPYIRSEQQAARLEQIIEQRGLRDPFPVQYSRWLGSTVKGDLGYSKASNQDVVTTIKERLPRTIELTIVTAIPILLLSIWLGTLSALHKDKFIDQLLRVLVVLGYSLPSFVVGILLLAVFYAYLGWLPGSGQLNVINTFALGDIKTYTGLLTVDAALNGRWDIAWDALQHMILPALTLVIVLSANIIKVMRNNMLEALTSDYVRTARAKGLSPNVVNRKHARRNALLSIVTLGGFLIIGLLGGSLITETIFAFPGVGQWVVQAAIGVDLAAVLGFAMLTAVIVVLVSTVVDILYGVIDPRVRFD